Proteins found in one Corynebacterium sanguinis genomic segment:
- a CDS encoding NUDIX hydrolase: MPIPEFIVAMREKIGTDLMWLPSVTAIVLRDSTTDSPWAVPDVLLVKRSDNGEWTPVTGICDPGEEPHHAAEREVFEETGVAARSVALLGVGSVGPITHVNGDRASYMSVQLRLEADDPAAQPVVGDDESVDVGWFPISSMPVTDPRWRLVIADAASQRRHPGQFVPRLGLTKR; the protein is encoded by the coding sequence ATGCCCATTCCCGAGTTCATCGTTGCCATGCGCGAAAAGATCGGCACGGATCTGATGTGGCTGCCGTCGGTGACAGCGATTGTGTTGCGCGACTCGACCACCGATTCGCCCTGGGCGGTGCCCGATGTGCTGCTGGTGAAGCGCTCCGATAACGGTGAGTGGACGCCGGTGACGGGGATCTGCGATCCGGGCGAGGAGCCGCACCACGCCGCCGAGCGTGAGGTGTTCGAGGAGACCGGTGTCGCCGCGCGGTCGGTGGCGCTGCTTGGCGTGGGGTCGGTGGGGCCGATCACCCACGTCAATGGCGATCGCGCCTCGTACATGTCGGTGCAGCTGCGCCTGGAGGCGGACGACCCGGCCGCGCAGCCCGTGGTGGGCGACGATGAGTCCGTCGACGTCGGGTGGTTTCCGATCTCCTCGATGCCGGTGACGGACCCGAGATGGCGCCTGGTGATCGCGGACGCTGCTTCGCAACGCCGCCACCCCGGGCAGTTCGTGCCCCGGCTGGGGCTGACCAAGCGCTGA
- a CDS encoding glycoside hydrolase family 25 protein, whose translation MRFGIDVSEHQDGLSLAASGASFVVLRTTDGTYRDHVFASHLDDARSAGIEVETYHYLRSPSEGTSVGEQVEASLAVLQDLRVPMWLDCETPAGLALDDVARAHSLFTSAGVDVAGIYTSRRWWRWRMLGADTRPFGKLWLAEYGADDGSYPGDSAWPKAVGKQVPAMWQFTSRGRVPGYGGDVDVNARR comes from the coding sequence ATGCGTTTCGGTATCGACGTCTCCGAGCACCAGGACGGGTTGTCACTGGCCGCCTCGGGCGCATCATTCGTGGTGCTGCGCACGACGGACGGCACCTACCGCGACCACGTTTTCGCCTCCCACCTCGACGACGCGCGCAGTGCCGGTATTGAGGTGGAAACCTATCATTACCTGCGTAGCCCTTCCGAGGGCACGAGCGTGGGAGAGCAGGTCGAGGCCAGTCTCGCCGTGTTACAGGACCTGCGTGTGCCCATGTGGCTCGACTGCGAGACCCCGGCGGGTTTAGCGCTTGACGACGTCGCCCGCGCGCACTCCCTCTTCACCTCTGCGGGCGTTGACGTTGCCGGCATCTACACCTCGCGTCGCTGGTGGCGTTGGCGCATGCTCGGAGCTGACACCCGGCCTTTCGGGAAGCTGTGGTTAGCTGAGTACGGAGCCGACGACGGAAGCTACCCTGGCGATTCCGCGTGGCCGAAGGCGGTGGGCAAGCAGGTGCCCGCGATGTGGCAGTTCACCTCGCGCGGCCGTGTGCCCGGATACGGGGGCGACGTCGATGTGAATGCGCGGCGCTAG
- a CDS encoding 2-dehydropantoate 2-reductase: MRILIVGAGGVGGYFGGLLAKAGQDVGFIARGETLDALRGSGLRLTSPEGATTVTDFVAGQGAEEVVDKLGGVDVVIVASKALPGNATFADVNTVPDVPVVTTHNSVEVHFDAAEVFGAERVLAGVVRGYMTRTAPAKITLNPGPLSLSFGLLPGVTETPEVAPLLVDALKNAGIGSTYHGADGVVLTDVWMKAMFVATTGVLGAVAQRPLGYLRTELRPQLRGLMEEVFAAGRALGVELSDDAVETNLAICDAQYEQATSSMHRDIAAGLPNELDAQVGALRRMAQRGGVQTPLLDMVYALALTR; the protein is encoded by the coding sequence ATGAGGATTCTGATTGTGGGTGCCGGTGGCGTCGGCGGGTATTTCGGCGGGCTGCTCGCGAAGGCGGGACAAGATGTCGGTTTCATTGCTCGCGGGGAGACGCTTGACGCATTGCGCGGCTCCGGGCTGCGGTTGACTAGCCCGGAGGGTGCAACCACCGTGACGGATTTCGTGGCGGGTCAGGGCGCTGAGGAGGTCGTCGACAAGCTAGGCGGCGTCGATGTGGTCATCGTCGCGTCCAAGGCGCTGCCCGGCAACGCCACCTTCGCGGACGTGAACACCGTGCCTGACGTACCGGTGGTAACCACGCACAACTCCGTGGAGGTGCACTTTGACGCCGCGGAAGTGTTCGGGGCCGAGCGCGTGCTCGCCGGGGTCGTGCGCGGTTACATGACCCGCACCGCGCCAGCGAAGATCACGCTCAACCCTGGGCCGCTCTCGCTTAGCTTCGGGTTGCTTCCTGGGGTCACCGAGACGCCGGAAGTTGCGCCGTTGCTTGTCGACGCCCTGAAGAACGCCGGGATCGGTTCGACGTACCACGGTGCTGACGGGGTCGTGTTGACCGATGTGTGGATGAAGGCGATGTTCGTCGCCACCACGGGCGTGCTCGGGGCGGTGGCGCAACGGCCGCTCGGCTACCTGCGTACCGAGCTGCGGCCGCAACTCAGGGGCCTGATGGAGGAAGTCTTCGCCGCGGGCCGCGCGCTGGGGGTGGAGCTTAGTGACGACGCCGTAGAGACAAACCTCGCCATCTGCGACGCGCAGTACGAGCAGGCGACGAGCTCCATGCACCGCGATATTGCGGCGGGCTTGCCCAATGAGCTGGACGCGCAGGTGGGGGCGCTGCGGCGGATGGCGCAGCGGGGCGGTGTTCAGACCCCGCTTTTGGACATGGTGTACGCGCTGGCCCTGACGCGCTAG
- a CDS encoding NADPH-dependent FMN reductase, with protein sequence MNIGVFLGSIREGRTGIDVATWVMQQRQARADGHTYHLIDLVEQDLNPNTAAPPKGVKDGAYADEKTRAWAKLIDGFDAFIFVTAEYNASVPGPMKDAFDLLYAEWTGKPVALVGYGSDGASTSRSHWSDMLNRVGMKLVSTQAGFSFKEHFPEATFTPGDEDTARVNAIADALTAAV encoded by the coding sequence ATGAACATCGGAGTCTTTCTCGGATCCATTCGCGAAGGGCGCACGGGAATCGACGTAGCAACGTGGGTGATGCAACAGCGTCAGGCGCGTGCCGACGGCCACACCTACCACTTAATCGACCTGGTGGAGCAGGATCTCAACCCGAACACCGCCGCTCCGCCGAAGGGGGTCAAAGACGGTGCCTACGCCGATGAGAAGACCCGTGCCTGGGCCAAACTGATCGATGGCTTCGACGCATTCATCTTCGTCACCGCCGAGTACAACGCCTCCGTCCCCGGCCCGATGAAGGACGCCTTCGACCTTCTTTACGCCGAGTGGACGGGCAAACCAGTCGCCCTCGTCGGCTACGGCTCCGACGGCGCGTCCACCTCGCGCTCGCACTGGTCCGACATGCTCAACCGCGTGGGGATGAAGCTCGTTTCCACGCAGGCCGGTTTCTCATTCAAGGAACACTTCCCGGAGGCGACGTTCACCCCGGGCGACGAGGATACGGCCCGGGTGAACGCTATCGCCGACGCGCTTACTGCCGCGGTCTAG
- the glnA gene encoding type I glutamate--ammonia ligase, with protein sequence MAFDNIEDAKNFIADEDVEFVDVRFTDVPGTEHHFSIPASMFDEDVVEEGLAFDGSSIRGFTTIEESDMTLMPDLATAKVDPFRAEKTLNVKFFVNDPFTHEPFSRDPRNVARKAEDYLASTGIADTCFFGAEAEFYLFDAVRYEVTGNNQFFEFDSEEGWWNRGAESEIDGSPNLGYKNRVKGGYFPVPPYDKTVDVRDAMVKNLAASGFDVERFHREVGNGGQQEINYKFNTMLHAADDLQDFKYIVKNTATQFGKTATFMPKPLAGDNGSGMHAHQSLWKDGKPLFYDEAGYGGLSDIARYYIGGILEHAGAVLAFTNPTLNSYHRLVPGFEAPINLVYSQRNRSAAIRIPITGSNPKAKRIEFRAPDPSGNPYFGFAAMMMAGLDGIKNRIEPHAPVDKDLYELPPEEAKEIPQAPTSLEAALVALERDHDFLTEGDVFTEDLIESYIKLKYDREITPSRLHPTPLEFEMYYDC encoded by the coding sequence ATGGCCTTCGACAATATCGAGGACGCCAAAAATTTCATTGCAGACGAGGATGTCGAGTTCGTCGACGTCCGCTTCACCGACGTTCCCGGAACGGAGCACCACTTCTCCATCCCGGCGTCGATGTTTGACGAAGACGTCGTTGAGGAGGGATTGGCGTTCGACGGGTCGTCGATACGCGGCTTCACCACCATCGAAGAGTCCGACATGACGCTCATGCCGGACCTCGCCACCGCGAAGGTTGACCCCTTCCGTGCGGAGAAGACGCTGAACGTGAAGTTCTTCGTCAACGATCCGTTCACGCACGAGCCCTTCTCGCGCGACCCGCGCAACGTTGCCCGGAAGGCGGAGGACTACCTCGCGTCGACAGGCATTGCGGATACCTGCTTCTTCGGGGCCGAGGCCGAGTTCTACCTGTTCGACGCCGTTCGCTACGAGGTCACCGGCAACAACCAGTTCTTCGAGTTCGATTCCGAGGAAGGCTGGTGGAACCGCGGCGCGGAGTCCGAGATCGACGGCTCCCCCAACCTGGGCTACAAGAACCGCGTCAAGGGCGGCTACTTCCCCGTGCCGCCGTACGACAAGACGGTGGATGTGCGCGACGCGATGGTCAAAAACCTCGCTGCCTCCGGCTTCGACGTGGAGCGCTTCCACCGCGAGGTAGGCAACGGCGGCCAGCAGGAGATCAACTACAAGTTCAACACGATGCTGCACGCCGCCGACGACCTGCAGGATTTCAAGTATATCGTGAAGAACACCGCCACCCAGTTCGGCAAAACGGCGACGTTTATGCCGAAGCCGCTGGCCGGCGACAACGGCTCCGGCATGCACGCCCACCAGTCGCTGTGGAAGGACGGCAAGCCGCTGTTCTACGACGAGGCTGGCTACGGCGGCCTGTCCGACATTGCGCGCTACTACATCGGCGGCATCCTCGAGCACGCCGGCGCGGTGCTGGCGTTTACAAACCCGACGCTGAATTCCTACCACCGCCTCGTGCCAGGCTTCGAGGCTCCGATCAACCTGGTGTACTCGCAGCGCAACCGCTCGGCCGCGATCCGCATCCCGATCACCGGCTCCAACCCCAAGGCCAAGCGCATCGAGTTCCGCGCCCCGGACCCCTCGGGCAACCCCTACTTCGGGTTCGCCGCGATGATGATGGCGGGCCTCGACGGCATCAAGAACCGCATCGAGCCGCACGCCCCGGTGGATAAGGACCTCTACGAGCTCCCGCCGGAGGAGGCCAAGGAGATCCCGCAGGCCCCGACCTCGCTTGAGGCGGCGCTGGTGGCGCTGGAGCGCGATCACGACTTCCTCACCGAGGGCGACGTGTTCACCGAGGACCTTATTGAGTCCTATATCAAGCTCAAGTACGACCGCGAGATCACACCCTCGCGCCTGCACCCGACCCCGCTCGAGTTCGAGATGTACTACGACTGCTAA
- a CDS encoding RDD family protein — translation MANSRGRDAEFAEFGTYAGQDLGLPETGPGAQASVARRAGAVAIDWGICWAAAAFIRFNTDALGDTATLTYLLWLALGILCGWLLARTPGMMALGMGVARVDAPGKRVGFWRAAVRTLLTGFILPAAMVDANGRGMHDRATGTTVIRS, via the coding sequence ATGGCAAATTCCCGAGGCCGCGATGCCGAGTTCGCTGAGTTTGGAACCTACGCCGGGCAAGACCTCGGCCTCCCCGAAACCGGGCCGGGTGCGCAAGCCTCCGTGGCGCGCCGCGCCGGGGCGGTCGCCATCGACTGGGGCATCTGCTGGGCAGCGGCCGCGTTCATCCGCTTCAACACCGACGCACTCGGGGACACCGCAACCCTGACCTACCTGCTGTGGCTGGCGCTGGGCATCCTCTGCGGCTGGCTGCTGGCCCGCACCCCGGGCATGATGGCGCTGGGCATGGGCGTGGCGCGTGTTGACGCCCCCGGTAAGCGCGTCGGCTTCTGGCGCGCGGCAGTGCGCACGCTTCTCACCGGGTTCATCCTGCCCGCCGCCATGGTCGATGCCAACGGACGCGGCATGCACGACCGCGCCACGGGTACGACTGTGATTCGTAGCTGA
- a CDS encoding DUF4191 domain-containing protein, with translation MADPKNKAASKAAKSEERAAKRAKRKNTRGQIWQAFKMQRERDNKLIPLMILCVLGVGLLFFLIGLLFNAEWFMLIPGLLLGAVLAMFVFSRRLEASMYAEVSDTPGAAAWSLENMRNTMGIVWLTKTAVASNTQMDTVHRVVGNPGVVLVGEGNANRLKPLMAKERKRVDRLLAGVPIHEVYVGEAEGQTSIRDLQKTLLKLPKNYKKDEVYALSTKLDAMDARSRPGQPAGLPGGPLPKGAQSMSGMNRKMRRMQQRQGK, from the coding sequence ATGGCAGATCCAAAGAACAAGGCAGCTTCGAAGGCTGCGAAGAGTGAAGAACGCGCCGCGAAACGCGCCAAGCGCAAGAACACCCGCGGCCAGATCTGGCAGGCGTTCAAGATGCAGCGCGAGCGCGACAACAAGCTCATCCCGCTGATGATCTTGTGCGTGCTCGGCGTGGGCCTGCTGTTCTTCCTCATCGGCCTTCTGTTCAACGCCGAGTGGTTCATGCTGATCCCGGGCCTGCTGCTCGGCGCGGTGCTGGCGATGTTCGTCTTCTCGCGCCGCCTCGAGGCCTCAATGTACGCCGAGGTTTCTGACACCCCGGGTGCCGCCGCGTGGTCGTTGGAGAACATGCGCAACACCATGGGCATCGTGTGGCTGACCAAGACTGCGGTGGCCTCGAACACGCAGATGGACACGGTTCACCGCGTCGTCGGCAACCCGGGCGTTGTCTTAGTTGGCGAGGGCAACGCGAACCGTCTCAAGCCGCTGATGGCGAAAGAGCGCAAGCGCGTCGACCGCCTGCTGGCCGGTGTGCCCATCCACGAGGTCTACGTCGGCGAGGCCGAGGGCCAGACCAGCATCCGCGACCTGCAGAAGACGCTGCTGAAGCTGCCCAAGAACTACAAGAAGGACGAGGTTTACGCCCTGTCCACCAAGCTCGACGCGATGGATGCGCGCTCGCGCCCGGGTCAGCCCGCTGGCCTGCCCGGTGGTCCGCTGCCGAAGGGCGCGCAGTCGATGTCGGGGATGAACCGCAAGATGCGCCGCATGCAGCAGCGCCAGGGCAAGTAA
- a CDS encoding MaoC/PaaZ C-terminal domain-containing protein — translation MTTRISSSQPDKTPEAPYKVLKAVPDLDKVMNDIKRGMLPVVGTKHSADADPTSRSEVRGVKVDVAKLAAYTQATGLRLSNELPPTYFFVVAFPLTMDLMAREDFPFAATGAVHIANEITQKRALRVDESYTVRAHGEKLRPHRKGLLIDMVTQVFLDGETDGEPLWTQVSTFLAQGQKFAKDAPVSVTTRGADNGRRLDSPELPEYAANGHIKVTGETVSNYVEASGDKNPIHTSNIGAKLFGFPGIIAHGMYSAAAALRFLEGKLGGALRYRVEFYKPVVIPTRVAEWVVPEGDESVNIQLRSTSKPEKLHLNARVDYL, via the coding sequence ATGACCACCCGCATTTCTTCCTCCCAGCCGGACAAGACTCCGGAGGCACCCTACAAGGTTCTCAAGGCCGTTCCGGACCTGGACAAGGTGATGAACGACATCAAGCGCGGCATGCTGCCGGTCGTGGGCACCAAGCACTCCGCTGATGCCGATCCGACCTCGCGATCCGAGGTGCGCGGCGTCAAGGTGGATGTGGCCAAGCTCGCCGCCTACACCCAGGCCACCGGCCTGCGCCTGTCCAACGAGCTGCCGCCGACCTACTTCTTCGTCGTCGCGTTCCCGCTGACAATGGACCTCATGGCGCGCGAGGACTTCCCCTTCGCCGCCACCGGCGCGGTTCACATCGCCAACGAGATCACCCAGAAGCGCGCTTTGCGTGTCGACGAGTCCTACACCGTGCGCGCCCACGGCGAGAAGCTGCGCCCGCACCGCAAGGGCCTGCTCATCGACATGGTCACCCAGGTCTTCCTCGACGGTGAGACCGATGGGGAGCCGCTGTGGACCCAGGTGTCGACCTTCCTCGCCCAGGGCCAGAAGTTTGCCAAGGACGCCCCGGTCTCGGTGACCACCCGCGGCGCGGACAACGGCCGCCGCCTGGACTCCCCGGAGTTGCCCGAGTACGCCGCCAACGGCCATATCAAGGTCACCGGCGAGACGGTGAGCAACTATGTGGAGGCCTCGGGCGACAAGAACCCGATTCACACCTCCAACATCGGTGCGAAGCTGTTCGGCTTCCCGGGGATCATCGCCCACGGCATGTACTCCGCGGCCGCTGCGCTGCGCTTCCTTGAGGGCAAGCTCGGCGGTGCGCTGCGCTACCGCGTGGAGTTCTACAAGCCCGTGGTCATCCCGACCCGCGTAGCGGAGTGGGTTGTGCCGGAGGGTGACGAAAGCGTCAACATCCAGCTGCGCAGCACCTCCAAGCCGGAGAAGCTGCACCTCAACGCGCGGGTCGATTACCTGTAG
- a CDS encoding 3-oxoacyl-ACP reductase, translating into MAKKGFLEQLINSPLAAKAGVPQGYPLRRYKAGEPLLHAPVVVGGRGRLVEALTTTLEGPYKLLKAEADTPRAGIVFDATEIARPEDLKQLFDFFNPQMRKIADNARIVVIGTTPELIEDADARIAARALEGFSRSVAKELRKGATAQLVYVDPAIDSNNFSQVESTLRFLLSGKSAYVDGQVIRITDVAADAPADWEQPLAGRLAVVTGAARGIGAVIAETLARDGAKVICVDIPQAGEGLTQTANKVKGTALPLDVTDPAAADKLAAHAEERYGRKIDILVHNAGVTRDKLLANMDDSRWNMVQNINLVAPVRITEKLLEANALGDSPAVIGVSSIAGIAGNRGQTNYGTTKAGVIGFVDALHDRLADLGGNINAVAPGFIETDMTAAMPTGPREVGRRMSSLQQGGQTIDVAETVAYFAAASSKAVNGNIVRVCGQSLLGA; encoded by the coding sequence GTGGCCAAGAAGGGCTTTCTCGAACAACTCATTAACTCTCCGCTAGCGGCTAAGGCTGGAGTCCCGCAAGGCTACCCGCTGCGCCGCTACAAGGCTGGCGAGCCGCTGCTGCACGCCCCCGTCGTCGTTGGTGGCCGGGGTCGACTGGTCGAGGCTCTCACCACCACCCTCGAGGGCCCCTACAAGCTTCTCAAGGCAGAGGCAGACACCCCCCGCGCCGGCATCGTCTTCGACGCCACGGAGATTGCCCGCCCCGAGGATCTCAAGCAGCTGTTCGACTTCTTCAACCCGCAGATGCGCAAGATTGCGGACAACGCCCGTATCGTCGTCATCGGCACGACCCCGGAGCTGATCGAGGACGCCGACGCCCGCATCGCCGCTCGCGCTCTGGAGGGCTTCTCCCGCTCCGTGGCCAAGGAGCTGCGCAAGGGCGCCACCGCCCAGCTCGTCTACGTCGATCCTGCCATCGACTCCAACAACTTCAGCCAGGTCGAATCCACCCTGCGCTTCCTGCTCTCCGGCAAGTCCGCCTACGTGGACGGCCAAGTCATCCGCATCACCGACGTAGCCGCCGACGCCCCGGCCGACTGGGAGCAGCCGTTGGCAGGCCGCCTCGCCGTGGTCACCGGTGCCGCCCGCGGTATCGGCGCGGTGATCGCTGAGACGCTCGCACGCGACGGCGCCAAGGTCATCTGCGTTGACATCCCGCAGGCTGGAGAGGGCCTGACCCAGACCGCGAACAAGGTCAAGGGCACCGCGCTTCCGCTCGACGTGACCGACCCTGCGGCCGCCGACAAGCTCGCAGCGCACGCTGAGGAGCGCTACGGCCGCAAGATCGACATCTTGGTCCACAACGCTGGTGTCACCCGCGACAAGCTGCTCGCCAACATGGACGACAGCCGCTGGAACATGGTCCAGAACATCAACCTGGTCGCCCCCGTGCGCATCACCGAGAAGCTGCTCGAGGCCAACGCTCTCGGCGACTCCCCGGCTGTCATCGGTGTTTCCTCCATCGCCGGTATCGCGGGCAACCGCGGCCAGACCAACTACGGCACCACCAAGGCCGGCGTGATCGGCTTCGTCGACGCGCTGCACGACCGCCTCGCTGACCTCGGCGGCAACATCAACGCCGTGGCCCCGGGCTTCATCGAGACGGACATGACCGCCGCTATGCCGACCGGCCCGCGCGAGGTTGGCCGCCGCATGAGCTCGCTGCAGCAGGGTGGCCAGACCATCGACGTTGCCGAGACCGTCGCATACTTCGCTGCTGCTTCCTCCAAGGCTGTCAACGGCAACATCGTGCGCGTGTGCGGCCAGAGCCTGCTGGGGGCGTAA
- a CDS encoding acetyl-CoA C-acetyltransferase has translation MNFNSELPPVESRESTVNQPRKVAILGGNRIPFARSNKEYANASNQDMLTAAIDGLVARYGLQDERLGLVSGGAVLKHARDFNLVRECVLGSALAPTTPAVDVQHACGTSLTSAIQVADAIAMGRIDAGIGCGTDTTSDAPLAVNDTLRKTLIKASNAKKPADQLKLFGSIRPSQLAPEQPQNGEPRTGLSMGEHAAITAREMEISREAQDELAAASHQNLAKAYDAGFFSDLITPFLGVQRDTNLRPDSTAEKLAALKPVFGKQDAIQHGGTATMTAGNSTPLTDGAAAVLLGTEEWASEHGLEAQAFIVDSEVAAVDFVHGKDGLLMAPTYAVPRLLERQGLTLQDFDFYEIHEAFASQVLATLKAWEDETYCRERLGLDAPLGSIDRSKLNVKGSSLAAGHPFAATGARILASAAKTLVENGGGRTLISVCAAGGQGVVAIIER, from the coding sequence ATGAACTTCAACTCCGAACTTCCACCAGTTGAAAGCAGGGAAAGTACAGTGAATCAGCCTCGCAAGGTCGCCATCCTCGGCGGCAACCGCATCCCCTTTGCACGTTCCAACAAGGAATACGCAAACGCGTCCAACCAGGACATGCTCACCGCCGCGATCGACGGCCTCGTCGCCCGCTACGGCCTGCAGGATGAGCGCCTCGGACTCGTCTCCGGCGGTGCCGTCCTCAAGCACGCTCGCGACTTTAACCTCGTTCGCGAGTGCGTGCTTGGTTCCGCTCTTGCGCCGACCACCCCGGCCGTCGACGTCCAGCACGCCTGTGGCACCTCGCTGACGTCCGCAATCCAGGTCGCCGACGCCATCGCAATGGGTCGCATCGACGCGGGCATCGGCTGCGGCACCGACACCACCTCGGACGCGCCCCTGGCCGTCAACGACACCCTGCGCAAGACCCTGATCAAGGCGTCCAACGCGAAGAAGCCGGCCGACCAGCTCAAGCTGTTCGGCTCCATCCGTCCGAGCCAGCTGGCACCGGAGCAGCCGCAGAACGGCGAGCCCCGCACCGGCCTGTCGATGGGTGAGCACGCCGCCATCACCGCCCGTGAGATGGAGATCTCCCGCGAGGCTCAGGACGAGCTCGCCGCAGCGTCGCACCAGAACCTGGCGAAGGCGTACGACGCTGGCTTCTTCAGCGACCTGATCACCCCGTTCCTCGGCGTGCAGCGCGACACCAACCTGCGCCCCGACTCCACCGCGGAGAAGCTCGCTGCGCTCAAGCCGGTCTTTGGCAAGCAGGACGCAATCCAGCACGGCGGCACCGCAACCATGACCGCCGGCAACTCCACCCCGCTGACCGACGGTGCCGCTGCCGTGCTGCTCGGCACCGAAGAGTGGGCCAGCGAGCACGGCCTCGAGGCTCAGGCCTTCATCGTTGACTCCGAGGTCGCCGCTGTCGACTTCGTCCACGGCAAGGACGGCCTGCTAATGGCCCCGACCTACGCCGTGCCGCGCCTGCTCGAGCGCCAGGGCCTGACCCTGCAGGACTTCGACTTCTACGAGATCCACGAGGCGTTCGCCTCGCAGGTTCTGGCCACGCTCAAGGCCTGGGAAGACGAGACCTACTGCCGCGAGCGCCTCGGCCTCGACGCCCCGCTGGGCTCGATCGACCGCTCCAAGCTCAACGTCAAGGGCTCCTCGCTGGCAGCCGGCCACCCGTTCGCTGCTACCGGCGCACGCATCCTCGCTTCCGCCGCGAAGACCCTCGTTGAAAACGGCGGCGGCCGCACGCTTATCTCCGTGTGTGCCGCAGGCGGCCAGGGCGTCGTCGCAATCATCGAACGCTAA